From Anopheles funestus chromosome 3RL, idAnoFuneDA-416_04, whole genome shotgun sequence, a single genomic window includes:
- the LOC125770166 gene encoding 1-acylglycerol-3-phosphate O-acyltransferase Pnpla3-like isoform X1, whose protein sequence is MNLSFAGCGFLGIYHVGVAVAFKKYAPHLLLHRISGASAGALAACCLLCDMPLGEMTSDFFRVVNEARSHSLGPFSPRFNIQTCLLEGLQKFLPPDAHERVNGKLHISLTRVYDGKNVIVSQFNSREDLLQALLCACFIPVFSGLLPPRFHGVRYMDGAFSDNLPTLDENTVTVSPFCGESDICPRDNSSQMFHVNWANTSIELSKENINRFGRILFPPKPEILSSFCQQGFDDALNFLHRNNLISCTRCLAVQSTFVVAEQPSPNLEEQILEEYDPECSECKECTQHRKNALVGSMPDNVLTVFQTYIEQANKGLINWVFRHRGGKLLAALSLPAILPADIVCATLTKLMGAAPSIGKQIWAMSEYVLKNLNTILLKVRRRQKQQQQLTANLQCQIALTEYNQSVGQQHHQHSHRSSIIDMRMDDGKTFSKEITPTYTSGHHSAMGDIDAFDHILQVSSHHDAMYAYYYMDEDNKVKVTEIFDMSESDNPALQTANELEANQQLEFDNDWETTQPDFLYANSYGGDNIIDIEEYIDPSIFMTGNHHHLMSGNNNNNNGGLNTLTQYPINPWECSQVQIEELSTDFNDPSLEPEADQQTSLMSESATLLLSKPPSSYSIEM, encoded by the exons ATGAATCTATCGTTTGCCGGCTGTGGTTTTCTCGGCATCTATCATGTCGGTGTTGCGGTGGCGTTCAAGAAATATGCACCTCATCTGCTGCTGCACCGCATCAGTGGCGCATCGGCCGGAGCCCTTGCCGCCTGCTGTCTGCTCTGCGATATGCCATTAG GTGAAATGACGTCCGATTTCTTCCGCGTAGTCAACGAAGCCCGATCACACTCGCTAGGCCCATTTAGCCCCCGGTTCAACATACAGACCTGTCTGCTGGAAGGACTGCAGAAATTTTTGCCCCCGGATGCGCACGAACGTGTCAATGGCAAGTTGCACATCTCCCTGACCCGTGTGTACGATGGCAAGAACGTGATCGTGTCACAGTTCAATAGCCGCGAGGACCTTCTACAG GCACTTCTTTGTGCGTGCTTCATTCCGGTGTTTTCGGGTCTTTTACCACCCCGATTCCATGGCGTACGATACATGGATGGTGCATTTTCCGACAACTTACCAACGCTGGACGAGAACACGGTCACGGTCAGTCCGTTCTGTGGCGAAAGTGACATCTGCCCACGTGACAATAGTTCGCAGATGTTTCACGTTAACTGGGCTAACACTAGTATTGAACTTTCGAAGGAGAATATTAACCGATTCGGTCGCATCCTTTTCCCACCGAAGCCGGAAATACTGTCCTCCTTTTGTCAGCAGGGATTCGACGATGCGCTCAACTTTCTGCATCGAAACAATCTCATCAGCTGCACGCGCTGTCTAGCCGTCCAGTCGACATTCGTTGTAGCGGAGCAACCGTCACCGAACCTGGAGGAACAGATCCTGGAAGAATACGATCCCGAGTGTAGCGAATGCAAGGAGTGTACGCAGCATCGTAAGAATGCGCTGGTTGGCAGCATGCCCGACAATGTGCTAACCGTGTTCCAGACGTACATCGAGCAGGCGAACAAGGGTTTAATCAACTGGGTGTTTCGCCATCGGGGTGGCAAACTGCTGGCCGCACTATCGCTTCCCGCCATTTTGCCAGCCGATATCGTGTGTGCCACACTGACTAA ACTGATGGGTGCGGCACCATCGATAGGGAAACAAATATGGGCGATGAGCGAGTATGTGCTGAAGAACTTAAACACGATCCTGCTAAAGGTGCGACGGCGACAGAAG caacaacagcaactgaCCGCGAACCTACAGTGCCAGATTGCGCTTACGGAATATAATCAAAGCGTCGGTCAACAACATCACCAGCACAGCCATCGTAGTTCGATCATCGACATGCGAATGGATGATGG aaaaacttTCAGCAAAGAAATTACTCCGACCTACACCTCTGGACATCATTCGGCGATGGGTGATATCGATGCTTTCGATCACATACTGCAAGTGTCCTCGCATCACGACGCAATGTACGCTTACTATTACATGGACGAAGACAATAAG GTTAAGGTAACGGAGATATTCGACATGAGTGAGAGCGATAATCCTGCCCTACAAACGGCCAACGAGCTCGAGGCGAACCAGCAGCTGGAGTTCGATAACGACTGGGAAACAACACAGCCAG ATTTCCTCTACGCCAACTCGTACGGTGGAGACAATATAATTGACATCGAAGAGTATATCGATCCCAGCATCTTTATGACTGGTAACCATCATCACCTCATGAgcggcaacaacaataacaacaacggcGGCCTCAATACGCTAACGCAGTATCCGATCAATCCGTGGGAATGCTCGCAAGTACAAATCGAAGAGCTGTCAACGGACTTTAACGATCCCTCGCTGGAACCGGAAGCGGATCAGCAGACGAGCCTCATGTCAGAATCAGCAACCCTCCTGCTAAGCAAACCACCCTCTTCGTACTCGATTGAGATGTAA
- the LOC125770159 gene encoding lipase maturation factor 2-like, with protein MEKANSEPRSQEPDDVPRVRNLLLRSMCAVYLMAFVGFYCQAEGLYGDAGILPASRILANGTLKERLSLLQLGPFLGLGDGHEAIDLLCLVGATVAFLGLITRAHCRLVSFIVMWSVYFSLVQISQSFRQQADHLLLEAGFLCILLAPTRLTDRRHPMEDIALLLLKWLVFRFMFASGSVKLASGCPLWWSLDGLKRHYETMPLPTSYSWYTYQLPDAFHRASTIYVYLSELVVPWLFFAPSKAVRRFALWWHVFLHLNIIGCGNYGFLSPLVLTLLLTLLDDEDGIVVWLNERISDEARRSSRGKGHNQPKTVDADRYGGRLVKVIGLLMIAGSWLCFSIGSSDEGQLTFKPSFSRDQYLNFMQTMIRAAPLLVFVLMVRKFLRLLSSQDSVGSLADGMRQFSKNLGLLISTIVAFTVFFMSIVPHSRLLPSTSITSPVMTRAYGGLHSLYVVNQYGRHLTKMRPMRREIILEYSDDLNGTWHEYGFQYKPWTIERTSSLPYGWLYFPRFDFKFYDGSGSKTDAQKWVYPLIQRLLEHQRPVLDLLDGHHIPAQAPKYIRTSLYRFSYTSFADGDFWTRERLTDYFNVFSQDDTHLREKLKQMNFRLTVEPSSGSWNWLLRWLLDAVRRFVGAIEGSYLLVGLFVAAGMLIYTQQQQQRTGQST; from the exons ATGGAGAAGGCAAACAGTGAACCAAGGTCGCAGGAGCCCGATGATGTGCCACGGGTACGGAATTTGCTGCTACGTTCGATGTGTGCCGTTTACCTGATGGCTTTTGTTGGATTTTATTGTCAAGCTGAAG GACTGTACGGAGATGCGGGCATTCTTCCGGCGAGCCGGATTCTGGCTAATGGTACGCTTAAGGAGCGGCTAAGTCTGCTCCAGCTCGGACCCTTCCTTGGACTGGGCGATGGGCACGAGGCAATTGATTTGTTGTGTCTGGTGGGTGCAACCGTCGCCTTTCTCGGACTCATCACCCGGGCCCATTGCCGGCTGGTTAGCTTCATCGTGATGTGGTCGGTGTACTTTTCGCTGGTCCAGATATCACAGTCCTTCCGTCAGCAGGCCGATCATCTACTGCTGGAGGCCGGATTCCTCTGCATACTGCTTGCCCCGACCCGCCTAACCGATCGTCGACATCCGATGGAGGATATCGCGCTGCTGCTACTGAAGTGGCTCGTATTTCGATTTATGTTCGCTTCCGGCTCGGTGAAGTTAGCCAGCGGTTGTCCACTCTGGTGGTCACTGGATGGGTTGAAGCGCCACTACGAAACGATGCCACTGCCTACGTCCTACAGCTGGTACACGTATCAGCTGCCGGATGCGTTTCATCGCGCCAGCACAATCTACGTATATCTGAGCGAACTGGTCGTCCCGTGGCTGTTCTTCGCACCGAGCAAAGCGGTACGCCGTTTCGCCCTTTGGTGGCATGTATTCCTTCACCTAAACATAATCGGGTGTGGAAATTATGGATTTTTATCGCCACTTGTGCTAACCCTGCTGCTCACACTGTTGGACGACGAAGATGGAATAGTTGTATGGCTGAACGAACGGATTTCCGATGAAGCACGACGATCTTCACGTGGCAAGGGACATAATCAACCGAAAACTGTCGATGCTGATCGATACGGTGGACGACTTGTAAAGGTGATCGGTTTGCTGATGATCGCAGGATCGTGGCTTTGTTTCAGCATTGGATCTTCGGACGAAGGTCAACTTACGTTTAAGCCATCGTTTTCGCGTGACCAGTATCTGAACTTTATGCAAACGATGATACGAGCCGCACCGTTGCTTGTATTTGTACTCATGGTTAGAAAGTTCTTGAGGCTTCTCTCCTCCCAGGATAGCGTGGGAAGTTTG GCCGATGGTATGCGacaattttcgaaaaatctcGGTCTGCTCATATCCACCATCGTTGCGTTCACCGTGTTCTTCATGTCGATTGTGCCACACTCCCGATTGTTGCCGAGCACCTCCATCACTTCGCCCGTGATGACACGCGCCTACGGTGGTCTGCACAGCCTGTACGTGGTCAACCAGTACGGACGCCACCTAACGAAGATGCGCCCGATGAGGCGGGAAATTATTCTCGAATATTCGGACGATCTTAACGGTACCTGGCACGAGTACGGCTTTCAGTACAAACCGTGGACGATCGAGCGTACCTCATCGTTACCGTACGGGTGGCTTTATTTCCCACGGTTCGATTTCAAATTTTACGACGGTTCCGGTTCGAAAACCGATGCACAGAAGTGGGTTTATCCGTTGATCCAACGGTTGCTCGAACATCAGCGTCCGGTACTGGATCTTCTCGATGGGCATCACATCCCAGCGCAAGCACCGAAGTACATCCGCACCTCTTTGTATCGATTTTCGTACACATCGTTTGCGGATGGTGATTTCTGGACGCGGGAAAGACTGACCGACTATTTCAACGTGTTCTCGCAAGACGATACCCATCTGCGGGAAAAGCTTAAACAGATGAACTTCCGGCTGACGGTGGAACCCTCTAGTGGATCGTGGAACTGGCTGTTGCGATGGTTGCTGGATGCTGTACGCCGTTTCGTCGGTGCCATCGAGGGTAGCTATCTGTTGGTGGGACTGTTTGTAGCTGCCGGTATGCTTATCTACacccagcaacagcaacagcgcACTGGTCAGTCGACTTAA
- the LOC125770230 gene encoding uncharacterized protein LOC125770230, which translates to MPKKSTLWKRITCIMMIRAGRDNRDIMECVQCSLNTVKAIRNEMGENSDDDEAVAARKPHSQRRDCVRTDAFLADLQARVMENPGIGIRPLARQMGVAPSTMKMALNDDLRYFSYKRRRGQLLTEKGRERRLGNAKKLLNLLKHPVEPGTLWFFSSEKNFCQDQKVNTQNNRWLAYCAADVPRVPQTKFPQTVMVFSCVSSEGDVMPPYFFEQGLRQNADGYISMLDTFVKPWITRVANGRPYVFQQDSAPCHTASKTIKWLAANFNDFTLPNVWPPSSPDLNPMDYFVWGAVERDTNRTSSNTKAELMAKIRSVFAALPRETVARACSRLQRRVEAVIEAEGGYFE; encoded by the coding sequence atgccaaaaaagaGTACATTGTGGAAGCGGATCACATGCATCATGATGATCCGCGCCGGACGCGACAACCGCGACATCATGGAGTGCGTGCAGTGTTCGCTGAACACGGTGAAGGCGATCCGGAATGAGATGGGAGAAAAcagcgacgacgacgaagcgGTGGCAGCACGAAAACCACATTCTCAGCGGCGGGATTGCGTGCGGACCGACGCTTTCCTGGCTGACCTCCAGGCGCGCGTGATGGAAAATCCGGGGATCGGAATTCGGCCGTTGGCACGCCAGATGGGGGTGGCACCATCCACGATGAAAATGGCCCTGAATGACGACCTCCGGTACTTCTCTTACAAGCGCCGAAGAGGTCAGTTGTTGACAGAGAAGGGCCGCGAGCGTCGGTTGGGGAACGCCAAGAAGCTGCTCAACTTGCTAAAGCATCCCGTGGAGCCTGGCACGCTGTGGTTTTTCTCATCAGAGAAAAACTTCTGCCAGGACCAGAAGGTTAACACCCAGAACAACAGGTGGCTGGCTTACTGCGCGGCGGACGTGCCACGGGTGCCGCAAACCAAGTTCCCCCAGACGGTGATGGTGTTTTCCTGCGTGTCATCGGAAGGGGACGTGATGCCGCCCTACTTTTTCGAGCAGGGGCTGAGGCAGAACGCGGACGGGTACATTTCCATGCTGGACACCTTCGTGAAGCCTTGGATCACGAGAGTGGCCAACGGCAGACCTTACGTGTTCCAGCAGGATTCCGCTCCGTGCCATACAGcctccaaaacgataaagtGGTTGGCGGCCAATTTCAACGACTTCACCTTGCCGAATGTGTGGCCTCCCAGCTCCCCGGATCTTAATCCAATGGATTATTTCGTGTGGGGCGCGGTGGAACGGGACACCAACAGAACCTCCAGCAATACCAAGGCGGAGCTGATGGCGAAAATCAGGTCCGTTTTCGCGGCCCTACCCCGCGAAACTGTCGCCAGGGCTTGTTCCCGGTTGCAGAGACGGGTGGAGGCCGTAATAGAAGCCGAGGGTggatattttgaataa
- the LOC125770218 gene encoding two pore potassium channel protein sup-9, whose protein sequence is MKKQNVRTISLIVCTFTYLLIGAAVFDALESETEKKRWKALSAIENILITRYNISSEDFKVIETVIMKSEPHKAGQQWKFSGAFYYATTVLTTIGYGHSTPSTVSGKIFTMCYAAIGIPLGLVMFQSIGERVNRLSSVIVHAVKTSFNCKKAIASEIDLILVVTTLSSLTIAGGAAAFSKFEGWSYFDSVYYCFITLTTIGFGDMVALQRDNALNKKPEYVAFALIFILFGLAVVAASLNLLVLRFVTMNTEDEKRDEAQAIQAMQIAVKLDGDIITGNTDSVDERCYDRISVINPMTVCHNCPTKFDMTEAANGCYIDTNYRYPLMDCEMTQLRSPAGFSGAGNNDHRMHDFETDDDGLIRPLRYDFHPSRGRASV, encoded by the exons atgaaaaaacaaaacgtacggACCATCTCCCTGATCGTGTGTACGTTCACATACCTGTTAATTGGAGCAGCCGTGTTCGATGCACTCGAGTCAGAAACGGAGAAGAAACGCTGGAAGGCTCTCAGTG CAATTGAAAATATCCTCATCACACGGTATAACATCAGCTCGGAAGATTTCAAAGTCATCGAAACGGTCATTATGAAATCGGAACCGCACAAGGCTGGCCAGCAGTGGAAGTTTTCGGGTGCGTTTTATTACGCCACCACAGTACTGACGACGATCGGGTACGGTCACTCGACACCGTCTACGGTCAGTGGGAAGATCTTCACCATGTGCTACGCCGCCATTGGCATTCCGCTAGGGCTGGTCATGTTCCAGAGCATTGGTGAGCGTGTCAATCGGCTGAGCAGTGTGATCGTGCACGCGGTGAAAACGTCATTCAACTGCAAGAAAGCGATCGCGTCCGAGATTGATCTGATTCTGGTCGTCACCACGCTTAGCTCGCTGACCATAGCGGGCGGTGCGGCAGCATTCAGCAAGTTTGAAGGTTGGAGCTACTTCGACTCGGTGTACTACTGCTTCATCACTCTCACGACGATCGGGTTCGGTGATATGGTAGCACTGCAGAGGGACAATGCGCTGAACAAAAAGCCGGAGTACGTGGCGTTCGCGCTGATCTTCATCCTGTTCGGGCTGGCTGTGGTGGCTGCATCGTTGAATCTTCTCGTGCTACGTTTCGTAACGATGAACACAGAAGATGAGAAGCGTGATGAAGCACAAGCCATACAA GCAATGCAAATAGCGGTTAAGCTGGACGGAGATATCATCACGGGGAACACGGACAGTGTCGATGAACGATGCTACGATCGCATCTCGGTCATCAATCCAATGACCGTGTGTCATAATTGTCCGACCAAATTCGATATGACAGAAGCAGCCAATGGGTGTTATATCGATACAAACTATCGTTACCCGCTAATGGACTGCGAAATGACGCAGCTTCGATCGCCGGCGGGTTTCAGTGGGGCGGGAAACAATGACCACCGGATGCATGATTTCGAAACCGATGACGATGGTCTAATACGACCGTTACGGTACGATTTCCATCCTAGTCGTGGTCGGGCATCGGTTTGA
- the LOC125770166 gene encoding 1-acylglycerol-3-phosphate O-acyltransferase Pnpla3-like isoform X2 translates to MNLSFAGCGFLGIYHVGVAVAFKKYAPHLLLHRISGASAGALAACCLLCDMPLGEMTSDFFRVVNEARSHSLGPFSPRFNIQTCLLEGLQKFLPPDAHERVNGKLHISLTRVYDGKNVIVSQFNSREDLLQALLCACFIPVFSGLLPPRFHGVRYMDGAFSDNLPTLDENTVTVSPFCGESDICPRDNSSQMFHVNWANTSIELSKENINRFGRILFPPKPEILSSFCQQGFDDALNFLHRNNLISCTRCLAVQSTFVVAEQPSPNLEEQILEEYDPECSECKECTQHRKNALVGSMPDNVLTVFQTYIEQANKGLINWVFRHRGGKLLAALSLPAILPADIVCATLTKLMGAAPSIGKQIWAMSEYVLKNLNTILLKVRRRQKQQQQLTANLQCQIALTEYNQSVGQQHHQHSHRSSIIDMRMDDGKTFSKEITPTYTSGHHSAMGDIDAFDHILQVSSHHDAMYAYYYMDEDNKVKVTEIFDMSESDNPALQTANELEANQQLEFDNDWETTQPGTGRMKRYSWTSTMAHCISSTPTRTVETI, encoded by the exons ATGAATCTATCGTTTGCCGGCTGTGGTTTTCTCGGCATCTATCATGTCGGTGTTGCGGTGGCGTTCAAGAAATATGCACCTCATCTGCTGCTGCACCGCATCAGTGGCGCATCGGCCGGAGCCCTTGCCGCCTGCTGTCTGCTCTGCGATATGCCATTAG GTGAAATGACGTCCGATTTCTTCCGCGTAGTCAACGAAGCCCGATCACACTCGCTAGGCCCATTTAGCCCCCGGTTCAACATACAGACCTGTCTGCTGGAAGGACTGCAGAAATTTTTGCCCCCGGATGCGCACGAACGTGTCAATGGCAAGTTGCACATCTCCCTGACCCGTGTGTACGATGGCAAGAACGTGATCGTGTCACAGTTCAATAGCCGCGAGGACCTTCTACAG GCACTTCTTTGTGCGTGCTTCATTCCGGTGTTTTCGGGTCTTTTACCACCCCGATTCCATGGCGTACGATACATGGATGGTGCATTTTCCGACAACTTACCAACGCTGGACGAGAACACGGTCACGGTCAGTCCGTTCTGTGGCGAAAGTGACATCTGCCCACGTGACAATAGTTCGCAGATGTTTCACGTTAACTGGGCTAACACTAGTATTGAACTTTCGAAGGAGAATATTAACCGATTCGGTCGCATCCTTTTCCCACCGAAGCCGGAAATACTGTCCTCCTTTTGTCAGCAGGGATTCGACGATGCGCTCAACTTTCTGCATCGAAACAATCTCATCAGCTGCACGCGCTGTCTAGCCGTCCAGTCGACATTCGTTGTAGCGGAGCAACCGTCACCGAACCTGGAGGAACAGATCCTGGAAGAATACGATCCCGAGTGTAGCGAATGCAAGGAGTGTACGCAGCATCGTAAGAATGCGCTGGTTGGCAGCATGCCCGACAATGTGCTAACCGTGTTCCAGACGTACATCGAGCAGGCGAACAAGGGTTTAATCAACTGGGTGTTTCGCCATCGGGGTGGCAAACTGCTGGCCGCACTATCGCTTCCCGCCATTTTGCCAGCCGATATCGTGTGTGCCACACTGACTAA ACTGATGGGTGCGGCACCATCGATAGGGAAACAAATATGGGCGATGAGCGAGTATGTGCTGAAGAACTTAAACACGATCCTGCTAAAGGTGCGACGGCGACAGAAG caacaacagcaactgaCCGCGAACCTACAGTGCCAGATTGCGCTTACGGAATATAATCAAAGCGTCGGTCAACAACATCACCAGCACAGCCATCGTAGTTCGATCATCGACATGCGAATGGATGATGG aaaaacttTCAGCAAAGAAATTACTCCGACCTACACCTCTGGACATCATTCGGCGATGGGTGATATCGATGCTTTCGATCACATACTGCAAGTGTCCTCGCATCACGACGCAATGTACGCTTACTATTACATGGACGAAGACAATAAG GTTAAGGTAACGGAGATATTCGACATGAGTGAGAGCGATAATCCTGCCCTACAAACGGCCAACGAGCTCGAGGCGAACCAGCAGCTGGAGTTCGATAACGACTGGGAAACAACACAGCCAGGTACAGGCCGGATGAAACGTTATAGTTGGACGTCCACCATGGCACATTGT ATTTCCTCTACGCCAACTCGTACGGTGGAGACAATATAA